The DNA sequence CGACATAGCCATTTTCTTCAATCAGCAGCAAAATATAATCCAGCTCCATCTTCAGCACCTCCCCCCGCTCTCCATCTATTTAAGAATTCTCCATTACCCTTGTTTACCCCTCTTTTATCTTTATGAATCCATACTAATACGCTCATGCTACTTAAATGTATATTCCTTCCTGCAAAGCACATAACCGATTAAGATGGCTGACAGTTTTTTTTTTCACTGGCAATCGTAAGAAAGGGGGCCGCCGCATATAGATGGAATGAATGGGTGCACCTGGATTATGTTCCATGAAAGGAGCCAAATAAATGTTTCCGCATTATTATTACGGAAGAAGAAACAGCATCAGCCGCTACCCGCAGCCTGTATGCCATTTTCCTCCGCCTCCCCGCCAGCTCTATTATACAGCCAGCGTGAGGCAGTTTCCTTCTGTCAATCCTGCCACCTTTATGAGCTCGGCCAAGCATATGCAGGATCTAATGAGTGATGCCAGGTCACTGCTTGACAGGATGGCAACTTCCAAGCAGTTTTCCAATGATCTGATGTCAGCTGCCCAGCAATCCCAGACAAAAAAAGCAGAAGAGATGATCAAGGCAACCGGAATTAAGTCGCAGCCCCGTGTCACATATACACCGGACGGGCTCACCCTGGTATTTGAAGCAAAAGATGACCATGCTCAGTGCTGCAGCCTGACCTTAAAGCTTAGATGGATGTAAGTGCAAGTGCAGGCTGCAGCACTGATGCAGGGACTTCAGCACAACAGAAAAAAGCTCTCCTGACCAGAGAGCCTTAAAAGAAAGAGTCTATTGTTAAATGGCACTTCATACCTTCATCAATCAGTAATACGGATATCCTCCGCCGTATGGCGGGCCGTAAAATGGCGGCGGGTAAAAGTATGGCCTTGGCCGCGGAAAAAACAGTGCACTGCCGACAAGCCCTCCAAGCAATCCGCCTACAAACGGCGCCCCAAAGAAAAATCTTGAACCGCCTCCAGCATAATATGGCGCTCTATATGGATGCATAAAAGGTCTACCTCCTTATTTTCTTCCCTACACTACTACATATGCAGGCGAATGCCTTTTGGACTGGGCATTTGTCCGCTTTCCGGGGCATTCACCGCCGGGCTGTTCTTCATCGGCAAAAAAAAACACAGGAGAAGCTCCCCTGTGTTTTTCAGCATTATTTTTGTTCCAATATATCTGCCGTTTGTCCGCACGCCTGCAGTGCCTGTTCGACCGCCTGGAGGGATTCCTCGATGCGCTCACGGTTTGAACCCTGTTCTACCGTTGATAATGCCTGCTGCAGGGAATCTTTCGCCTGATTCAGGGATCCATATGAGTCCTGTACATATCCTCTTGCATTTTTCTGCATGATAGCACCTCTTCTTTGCTTCTTATTTTTCACTGCCAATAACCAATGGGAAGGCAATTCCGTTCATCTGCAGAGCTGACCAGCCGGAGCTGGAACAGAAATTGGTCGAAGAGGATCGGCTCACCATCATCGAAAGAGCATGCTTCCAAAAGGAGCTCCAGCTGATTATCTCCTGCCCCGGAATGCTCCATCACGCCTGAAAGCCAAAGCTTGAAGCTCAATGACTGCCCAAGTGCACTATATCCCGCTTCATCGAATATTTCCCTTATCTGCTTTTCATCCATCCGGCCGCCTCCCTGCATACCAGAAATCTTCCATTTTTGATTTTTCCCAAACAGGCTGTTTTTATACTTTCCCCAGGCAAGAAAAGGCGCTGGGAGAACAACCATTTTCTGCACTTTTGCATGATGGCTCGTCTATAATATAGCGAAGCATAAATCGGCAGCCTGCAGGGTATTCCAGAATTCATCATATGTAGCCTTACAGCTGTTCCAATAAGGAGGGATATCATAAATGGATACTAAAGAACTTTTCGATTTGTCCAATAAAACGGCCATCGTCACCGGCGGCGGGCGGGGGCTCGGCGAGCAGATGGCCTATGCACTTGCAGAGGCAGGAGCAAATATAGTCGTCTGTTCCAGGAATCTTGAGGCGTGCCAGACTGTAAGCAAGAAACTCGCATCCATGGGAGCCCAGTCATTGGCATTGGAATGCGACGTGACCAATGAAAACAATATCAGCTTTGTCATCGCGGAAACGATCAGCCATTTCGGCCGGCTTGACATCCTGATCAATAACAGCGGAACTTCCTGGGTCGCTCCGCTCCTGGACTACCCGGAAGACAAATGGGACAAAGTGATGGATGTAAATGTGAAGGGCGCATTCCTGTTTACCCAGGCAGCTGCCAGAGCCATGAAGGATCAGGGCAGCGGAAAAATCATCAATATCGCATCTGTCACAGGATTCAGGGGGGCTCCATCCGGCTTCCTGGATACACCGGCATACAACACCAGTAAAGGGGCGCTGATGGTGCTGACAAAGGATCTGGCTGTGAAGCTCGCCCCTTATAACATCCAGGTCAACAGTATTGCCCCGGGCCTGTTTCCGACAAAAATGACGGCATCCATGGAAAAAACCAATAAAATATTGCTGAAAAAAATACCTGCCGGAAGGTTTGGCAAGAATGAGGATTTAAAGGGAACAGCGTTGTTTCTGGCTTCCAGTGCTTCTGATTATGTGACAGGCCATACGCTTGTAGTAGATGGCGGCTTGACGGCAACCATCTAGAAAAACAGCGGAAAGGAGCAGGCGAAATGTCAAATGAACAAGCGCAGGAATTATTCAGTTCATTAAAAAAAATGGGAATGAAGCTTGAATTTGAACTAAATGAGCTGATAAAAAAGCAGCTGAATAAAGAAGAACTTCTGCTTTCAGCCAGCTCGAATTCAGCTGTAATCGCGAGTATGATCAGCCAATGCAGGAATATGGTTGAGTTGCTTTCCATACCTTTAAACTTCCCTACAAAGAACGATGTTGCCCGGGTGGCAAAACTGGCCATTCAGGTTGAAGAAAAAGTCGATCAGCTTGACGAACAAATGATGGCACTGTCCAGTACACTTGCCGATATAAAAAGTTCGGTCGAAATGCTTGGGGCAGGAGGCTTAACAGAAAAGCCGGACAGCCCGGCTATGGACCTTCCTAAATCCGGTCAGAACCCGCAATTGAAAGCACCTTCCTCCAAACCAGAATCTGTTAATGATTCAGGAACTGCGGCTTCCAGGAAAAAACCAGAAGACAGTCCGGCTGAGAAGAGACGGAAAGCACGGTCCAGGGCACTCAGCATCCTTCTGGATAATATCCAGAAAAATGCTGAAATCCAATCCGGATTGCCTTTGAAAGGATCGAAAAGTAATGGGAGATAATAGCAGCAGCTCCAATGGATTCTGGTCCGAGAAGGAACAGGAGAGATGGAGAGGATTTTTCCGGACTCTCTCGGCAGCACAGCCCGATCAGGGATGCACATACAGAAGGGCAGTCTGGAAAAAGAACAAAGCGGTCTTATGGCATTACCCCCCGGCGGAAAGAAAGTACAGCACTCCCATGTTCCTGATTTATTCACTCATCAACCAGCCTTATATCCTGGACCTTGCACCAAATGAAAGCATGATCGAGGTACTTGTCAATAAAGGCTATGATGTGTACCTTATTGATTTTGGCGCCCCGGGATATGAAGATAAAGACCTGACGATCACCGACTATATCAGGGATTATATTGCGAAAGCCGCCGCAAGAGCGCTCAGGCACTCAGGGGCATCAGAGCTGACAGTTATGGGCTTTTGCCTTGGCGGGACCATTGCAGCCATCTATGCAAGCATCTCAGAGGAGCCGATCAAGAACCTGGTTCTATTTGTTACACCAATTGATTTCAGCATCCTGCCCGCCTATGATGAGTGGATTGAAGCCGTTTCAACAGGCAGGGCTGATTTTGACGCTGTCATTGATGCACTAGGAATCATCCCGGCCCCCTTAATGGAAGCCGGCATGCGGCTGCTTACTTCACCTATCTACTTATCTCACTACCTCTCTCTTTTAAACCGCTCATATGATGAGAAATACACAGAAAAGTGGCTGAGGTTCAACACCTGGACATCAGGCCATATCCCTTTTTCCGGAGCAGCCTTAAAACAAATTTTCCATGAGCTCGGGAGAAGGAACTCCCTGATGGACGGCTCTCTCATCATCGACGGAAGAAAAGCCGACCTGGCTAATATCCAGGCAAACCTGCTTGCTGTAGCAACAGCAGGAGACAGGCTGGTTCCCAGAGAACAGGTTGAGCCTGTGATCGGCCTCGTTTCGAGCAGAGACAGAACTTTTCACTTGCAGCATGGAGGGCACGCCAATCTTGCATCGGGCGGACAGCTTCCTCCCTACCTGACCGATTGGCTCCATGAACACTCAGAGCCTTCCGGCAGTTAAAATCTGGACAATGGAGGGATACGATGTTTTATACCTTGAACTATGAGAAGCTTTTTGGACCAACAGCTCACTGCAGCTATTACGGGTTTGCCTCAATTGTGTTTGCAGATTACTTCAAGAGATGCTGCAGCTAATAGTGGGGCTTATCTTTTATAAAAAACCTCATCTTCATTGGGATGAGGTTTTTTCCATGGCCAGGTCAATCAAAGCTGAACCTTTCTTCTTTGAAAGGATCCCCATAATTATGGTAGCCATTTCTTTCCCAGAATCCAGGCTTATCCACAACAGAAAACTCGATGCCGCGGAGCCATTTGGCGCTTTTCCAGAAGTAAAGGTGCGGAATGACGGCGCGGAGCGGATATCCGTGTTCCGGGGTAAGAGTCTCGCCATTATGGGAGTGTGCCAGGAGGCTCGTTTCCTTCAGGAAGTCTGCAAGCGGCAGGTTGGACGTCCATCCTTCCTCTGCATGCAGAATGACAAATGATGTTTCAGCTCTAAGCTTTACCAGCCTGACAATCTCACTTGCAGCTACACCTCTCCACACATTATCCAGCTTTGACCAGCCAGTGACACAATGGATATCATTTCCGGACTCTGTCTGCGGCAGCTTTTGAAGATCACTGTAGCTGATTACCTTTTCCTTTTCCACTGTCCCGAAGATCCGCAGCGACCAGTTATCCAGATTCGAGTAATAAGGAACATTGCCATGGTGCAGGACCGGAAAAGATGCGGTCACATTCTGGTTCGGCGGTACACGCCCCCCGTCCCCTTTCCTTACTTTTCCGAAATACATGAAAAATCACCCCATTCACTTCTGTATGTAAGGATATATTATCCTATATTTCTGTTCATACACAGGAATATGCAAAAAGAGGGGCTCCATCATTACAGGAGCCCCTCTGCTTGATTATAGAACCATTGCTGCAATCCAGCCAAAGGCAATCAGCGGAATATTATAGTGCACAAAGGTTGGCACACATGTATCCCAAATGTGATTATGCTGTCCATCAGCATTAAGCCCGGCCGTCGGCCCGAGCGTACTGTCTGAAGCCGGCGACCCTGCGTCACCAAGAGCAGCAGCTGTTCCGACCAAAGCGATGGTCGCCATTGGACTGAAGCCAAGCTCCATGGCAAGCGGGACAAAGATCGTCGCAATAATCGGGATGGTCGAGAAGGATGATCCGATGCCCATTGTCACGAGCAGGCCGACAAGGAGCATAAGGAAAGCTGCAAGAGGCTTGCTGCCGCCGATAATTCCCGCTGCCTGCTCAACAAGCCTCTCAACATCGCCCGTTTCTTTCAGCACATCAGCAAACCCAAAGGCCGCCAGCATGACAAAGCCGATGAAAGCCATCATTTTCATTCCCTCGGTCAACAGGGCATCTGCTTCCCTCCAGCGGATTGCTCCGCTGATATAAATGACCAGGATGCCGCTCAGCGCCCCGAATATCATAGAATCCAGGATAATCTGAACTGTAAGTGCCGCGATAATGGCGAGGATGGAAAACAGGATTGCCATTTTTGAATAGCTTCCTTTTTCCGGAGCAGCGATTTCGATAGTCTCATAGCTTCTTGATTTACGGTATGAGAAGAACACTGCGATGATAAGGCCTGCTGCAAGACCGGCAGTCGGAATCAGCATCGCTTTTGGGATATCTCCCATTTCAATGACAAGGCCGCTGTCAGCCATATTGCTGGCCAAAATTTCGTGGAAAATCTTCCCGAAGCCTGCAGGCAGCAGGATATAAGGTGCAGTCAGCCCGAATGTCAGGACTGAAGCAATCAGGCGCCGGTCGATGTTCAATTCATTCATAACATGAAGAAGCGGCGGTATTAAGATTGGAATAAAGGCAATGTGAATGGGAATCAGGTTCTGGGAAAAACAGGCCATCAATAGAATCGCGAACACGATCAATGCCTTTGAATAGGCCTTTCCCTTGGATCCGCCGTTTTTGCCGACAACCCCAAGCACCCAGTCCACCATTAAGTTGGGAAGCCCGGTTTTGGAAATGGCAACGGCAAACCCGCCAAGAAGCGCATAGCTGAGGGCCACCTCGGCACTCCCTCCAAGCCCGTTTGTAAATACTTCAATTACTTTATCTACAGACAGCCCGCCAGTCAAACCGCCAACCAATGCCCCTGCAATCAGTGCAAACACAACATTCACACGCAAAAGGCTCAGCGCCAGCATCACAAGCACAGCTGCTATTACTGCATTCATGTTAAATCCCCTCTCTTGATGTAAAAACGTATAAGTATATGGAATGAATAGTTCAGCCTGTTTTAGCAGGTTGAGAAGTGTAAGCTTCTTCTTGATTGCTTTACTCTGATAAATTGGTAAAGAACTAAAACACAAATATTAAAATACCATACAGGGGCAGGCCTGTCAATGATCCCGGGGGACTTCCAGGGATTGGAGGACGGTGCAGGGGTGATATTGAAAAATGAAAAAAGCCCGACCCCTTGAGGGCCAGGCCAAATTAGTTCTTATTCAAATGGCTCAAATCGTTCTACCATAAGTGCAAGTGTTCTGGCCATCACTCCGGTGGCACCGGAAGGACCGAGATCATGCGCCTTGTCAACAGTAGCAGTGCCGGCAATATCCAAATGCACCCAAGGAGTCCCTTCGGCAAATTCCCCGACAAAGCCCCCGCCCATGATGGCATGGCCTGCACGTCCAGGAGAGTTGTTCAGATCGGCAATCTTGCTGCTCCTGATGCGTGCCTTGTCTTTTTCAAATAATGGAAGCCTCCAGATCGGTTCTCCGGCTTCAAATGAAGCTTCGAGCACCTGCTCATAGAGAGCCTCATTATTCGCCAATGCGCCGGTTGTATCATTGCCAAGCGCGACGATCACACCGCCTGTCAAAGTCGCTACATCTACCAGATAGCCTGCTCCATGATGCTTCGCATAGGTAACAGCATCAGCAAGAGCAAGGCGCCCTTCTGCATCTGTATTCAGTACTTCAATCGTTTTTCCGCTCATGGAAGTGATAACGTCATCCGGCTTGAATGCAGTACCGCTCACCATATTGTCTGTAGACGGAATGACGGCAACAACATTCTGTGCCGGCTTCAGTTCACCAATGATTTCCATGGCGCCAAGCACAGCGGCAGCTCCGCCCATATCGGTCTTCATGCCGACAATGCCGTCTTTCGGCTTGAGTGAATAGCCGCCTGTATCAAAAGTGATGCCTTTTCCGACCAGACCGACCACATCGGTCCACTCATCCCTGCCCTGGTATTTCAGGACAATCATTTTCGGAGGCTCAGAAGATCCCTGATTGACGGCAAGAAGTGCGCCCATGCCGAGCTTCAGCATATCTTCTTTTTCAAGGATTTCCGCTTCGAAATGATATCTGCCTGCGAGCTCAAGCGCGTAGTTCGCCAAATCTGTTGCTGTCAGCATATTACCTGGAAGGTTTACAAGCGTCCTCGCGGAGTTTGTCCCTTTTCCGTGGGCAGTCCCGACTTCAAGTGAAGCCTTAACCTCAGCTTCATCTGCAGTACTGTACACGGTCAGGCTTTCGACTTTCCTTTCAGGCTCATTAGACTTTTGCTTATAGCCCTGGAATTCATATGCTGAAAGCTCGAAAGCTTCTGCTGCAGCATGCGCCGCATCATTTGCGTCTGCATCCTCCGCTGTAAATGAGTCAAGATAAAGCGCAGCCTCCTGCAGCCTGTCTTCTTTTAAACGCTTAAAGACCTTTCCGAAAGCTTCCCTCAGCACTTCAAAATCCAGTTCCTTTTCTTTTCCAAGCCCTACAAAATAAATCCTTTTGACTCCTGTTTTGCCAAATGTATGTATTTTGGAGACTGCTTTTTTCTTAGCTGAAATGTCTCCGCTTTTCATCAGTTCTGTCAGATTTCCTTCAAAAATGTCATCCGCCTTTGCCAGATTGCCTTCAAGCTTGGCGGGCTTATCAAATAATCCGATGACAAGGGCCTCATGGCCGGCACCGAAGTCCAAATCCTGTTTGATTGTATACATTCTGATCACCTCCAGTATTAATACCTATATTATATCGGATAAAGTGATTTATTTCGAGAATCTAATCATCTTCCAAAAATAAATAGATATGAGGCAGGACGGGAAGGGTTTTTACCTCCTCATAAGGAATTGTATCTATAGTCTCTGGTATAATGGAGAGGCATGCAGAGATGAATCCGTACACCTTTTCAAGGTCCAGCCCCCAATGCTTCGGCCTGTAGGATTGAAGATAAGAATGGGCAGCCCGCATCATGAGCCTGGCGCCTTTTACATTGCCGTACTCGTAATGGTAGATGGCCACACTCATTTGCAGCAGCCCTTTGAAGAACAGATTGGCTTTATCTTCCATCCACATTTCCTCCAAAAGGTCATGGCAAGTGTAATAGTCGCCTTCATTGAAACAGATGAAGAACTCATAATATTCTTTGGGATAAAGCATGCAATCACCCCTGCACAGAATGTATTCATACTCCTGGTTATCCATATCATATCAGATGTACATAAATTACAGTATTCAACTTCCGCCCCGGCGGGTATAAAAAACAAAAGGGCACTCCGCCCTGCAGCTGAGGCATAATGGAAGTTCCAGCTCCACTTGCTTCCTGTCAGCCCAGGCAGCTGCAAAACAGCCAAAAAATGAAAAGGTGGTTTCCCGATGGATTTATTGCTCAACTTCCCTTTATGGTCTGCACTGGCCGCAATCTTTTTTGCACAGTTTGTAAAGGTGCCCATTCAGTATATTGCGACGAGGAGACTGGACTGGTCACTCTTGACAAGCACGGGAGGCATGCCCAGCTCCCACTCGGCCGCCGTCACTGCCCTTTCCACGGGAGTCGCCCTGGAAACCGGGATGGATTCTGCTGTATTCGCGGTGGCGGCTGTATTTGCCATCATCACGATGTTTGATGCAACCGGTGTAAGAAGGCAGGCAGGTGAACAGGCCATTGTCCTGAATCAGCTTGTGAACGATTTTAATAAATTCGTCGAAGAAGCGAAAGTATGGCAGAAAAAGGCCGAAAAAGAAAAACAGAAAGAACTGAAGGAGCTCCTCGGCCACAAACCGATTGAAGTGTTTTTCGGGGGCCTGACAGGGATTGCTTTGACCCTTGTTCTCGATATGCTAGTTAATCTATAAGGAGACTTTTATGAGAATAGTATCTATCTGCCCCAGCAACACAGAAATTATCGCTTACCTCGGGCTGACACATCTTCTGGTCGGAATCGATGACTATTCTGACTGGCCGGAGGAAGTGCTTCATCTGCCAAGGCTCGGACCTGATTTGTCAATTGATATGGATAAGCTTGAAGCGCTGAAGCCTGATCTCGTACTGGCATCCTTGAGCGTGCCGGGGATGGAGAAAAATATCGGGGAATTAAGGAATAGGAACCTGCCTTTCATTACCCTTAATCCCCAAAGCCTTGAGGATATTGCACGGGACCTGGGTACAGCAGCCGAGGCTGCCGGATATCCCGGATTGGGTGAAAAGGCAGCCGGCGAATTCAGGACGAAAATTAAAAGCCTGCAGGAAAAATCGGCAGGCGCCGGGTACAAACCCTCCCTCTACTGGGAATGGTGGCCAAAGCCGGTTTTCACCCCTGGAAGCATCAACTGGCTCACTGAAATCAGCGAGCTTGCCGGCGCCGTCAATCTGTTCAGGGATGTGGAACTCGCCAGCGTCCAGACAGATTGGGATGACGTCCTCCGCCGCCAGCCTGATTATATCTGCCTTGCATGGGTAGGCGTCCGCAAAGAAAAGGTAAAGCCGGAGATTGTCGTGAAAAGGCCAGGATGGAAGGAACTTGAGGCAGTCAAACATGAAAGAATCCTCGTACTGGAGGAAGAACTGTATTGCCGCCCTTCCCCCCGCCTGATTGAAGGCGCTGAAAGGCTCGCCCGTATACTGCATCCGGAATGCTTTTAGCGATAAAAAGAGGGAGGCCGTTTGATC is a window from the Bacillus infantis NRRL B-14911 genome containing:
- a CDS encoding cobalamin-binding protein, with protein sequence MRIVSICPSNTEIIAYLGLTHLLVGIDDYSDWPEEVLHLPRLGPDLSIDMDKLEALKPDLVLASLSVPGMEKNIGELRNRNLPFITLNPQSLEDIARDLGTAAEAAGYPGLGEKAAGEFRTKIKSLQEKSAGAGYKPSLYWEWWPKPVFTPGSINWLTEISELAGAVNLFRDVELASVQTDWDDVLRRQPDYICLAWVGVRKEKVKPEIVVKRPGWKELEAVKHERILVLEEELYCRPSPRLIEGAERLARILHPECF
- a CDS encoding alpha/beta fold hydrolase, whose translation is MGDNSSSSNGFWSEKEQERWRGFFRTLSAAQPDQGCTYRRAVWKKNKAVLWHYPPAERKYSTPMFLIYSLINQPYILDLAPNESMIEVLVNKGYDVYLIDFGAPGYEDKDLTITDYIRDYIAKAAARALRHSGASELTVMGFCLGGTIAAIYASISEEPIKNLVLFVTPIDFSILPAYDEWIEAVSTGRADFDAVIDALGIIPAPLMEAGMRLLTSPIYLSHYLSLLNRSYDEKYTEKWLRFNTWTSGHIPFSGAALKQIFHELGRRNSLMDGSLIIDGRKADLANIQANLLAVATAGDRLVPREQVEPVIGLVSSRDRTFHLQHGGHANLASGGQLPPYLTDWLHEHSEPSGS
- a CDS encoding Na+/H+ antiporter family protein; the protein is MNAVIAAVLVMLALSLLRVNVVFALIAGALVGGLTGGLSVDKVIEVFTNGLGGSAEVALSYALLGGFAVAISKTGLPNLMVDWVLGVVGKNGGSKGKAYSKALIVFAILLMACFSQNLIPIHIAFIPILIPPLLHVMNELNIDRRLIASVLTFGLTAPYILLPAGFGKIFHEILASNMADSGLVIEMGDIPKAMLIPTAGLAAGLIIAVFFSYRKSRSYETIEIAAPEKGSYSKMAILFSILAIIAALTVQIILDSMIFGALSGILVIYISGAIRWREADALLTEGMKMMAFIGFVMLAAFGFADVLKETGDVERLVEQAAGIIGGSKPLAAFLMLLVGLLVTMGIGSSFSTIPIIATIFVPLAMELGFSPMATIALVGTAAALGDAGSPASDSTLGPTAGLNADGQHNHIWDTCVPTFVHYNIPLIAFGWIAAMVL
- a CDS encoding DUF309 domain-containing protein; amino-acid sequence: MLYPKEYYEFFICFNEGDYYTCHDLLEEMWMEDKANLFFKGLLQMSVAIYHYEYGNVKGARLMMRAAHSYLQSYRPKHWGLDLEKVYGFISACLSIIPETIDTIPYEEVKTLPVLPHIYLFLEDD
- a CDS encoding leucyl aminopeptidase: MYTIKQDLDFGAGHEALVIGLFDKPAKLEGNLAKADDIFEGNLTELMKSGDISAKKKAVSKIHTFGKTGVKRIYFVGLGKEKELDFEVLREAFGKVFKRLKEDRLQEAALYLDSFTAEDADANDAAHAAAEAFELSAYEFQGYKQKSNEPERKVESLTVYSTADEAEVKASLEVGTAHGKGTNSARTLVNLPGNMLTATDLANYALELAGRYHFEAEILEKEDMLKLGMGALLAVNQGSSEPPKMIVLKYQGRDEWTDVVGLVGKGITFDTGGYSLKPKDGIVGMKTDMGGAAAVLGAMEIIGELKPAQNVVAVIPSTDNMVSGTAFKPDDVITSMSGKTIEVLNTDAEGRLALADAVTYAKHHGAGYLVDVATLTGGVIVALGNDTTGALANNEALYEQVLEASFEAGEPIWRLPLFEKDKARIRSSKIADLNNSPGRAGHAIMGGGFVGEFAEGTPWVHLDIAGTATVDKAHDLGPSGATGVMARTLALMVERFEPFE
- a CDS encoding SDR family oxidoreductase, producing the protein MDTKELFDLSNKTAIVTGGGRGLGEQMAYALAEAGANIVVCSRNLEACQTVSKKLASMGAQSLALECDVTNENNISFVIAETISHFGRLDILINNSGTSWVAPLLDYPEDKWDKVMDVNVKGAFLFTQAAARAMKDQGSGKIINIASVTGFRGAPSGFLDTPAYNTSKGALMVLTKDLAVKLAPYNIQVNSIAPGLFPTKMTASMEKTNKILLKKIPAGRFGKNEDLKGTALFLASSASDYVTGHTLVVDGGLTATI
- a CDS encoding sulfite oxidase-like oxidoreductase, whose protein sequence is MYFGKVRKGDGGRVPPNQNVTASFPVLHHGNVPYYSNLDNWSLRIFGTVEKEKVISYSDLQKLPQTESGNDIHCVTGWSKLDNVWRGVAASEIVRLVKLRAETSFVILHAEEGWTSNLPLADFLKETSLLAHSHNGETLTPEHGYPLRAVIPHLYFWKSAKWLRGIEFSVVDKPGFWERNGYHNYGDPFKEERFSFD
- a CDS encoding divergent PAP2 family protein — encoded protein: MDLLLNFPLWSALAAIFFAQFVKVPIQYIATRRLDWSLLTSTGGMPSSHSAAVTALSTGVALETGMDSAVFAVAAVFAIITMFDATGVRRQAGEQAIVLNQLVNDFNKFVEEAKVWQKKAEKEKQKELKELLGHKPIEVFFGGLTGIALTLVLDMLVNL